In a single window of the Mucilaginibacter defluvii genome:
- a CDS encoding sialate O-acetylesterase codes for MIKSFLMIGQSNMGGRGYLKDVKPIVDEKISMLVNGRWQIMTEPINFDRPTSGVGLAASFAGAWRLKHEDGQIGLIPCADGGSSLDDWAAGGPLFDHAVLQAKLALRTSQVDGILWHQGENDSMAGRSAVYYGKLSVIVKALREELNLPDVPFIAGGLGTFLSTGRYGQYFTESDAVNSALSKYAETTPNAYFVTAEGLTANADGLHFDAVSLRKFGIRYFEAYHKRTNVWTPLPGESEMVSVVEERELNQAEKRMLLEIGFGRGEMTLSELEEKLTALK; via the coding sequence ATGATAAAATCTTTCCTAATGATCGGGCAATCCAACATGGGTGGTCGCGGGTATCTCAAAGACGTTAAACCGATCGTTGACGAGAAGATCAGCATGCTGGTGAACGGGCGCTGGCAAATAATGACTGAACCGATCAATTTCGACAGGCCAACCTCCGGCGTAGGGCTTGCCGCATCTTTTGCTGGGGCCTGGAGACTAAAACATGAAGATGGACAGATCGGACTTATCCCGTGTGCTGATGGTGGTTCCAGCCTCGATGACTGGGCGGCAGGCGGACCGCTTTTTGACCATGCGGTGTTGCAGGCGAAACTTGCTTTGCGAACCAGCCAGGTCGACGGCATCCTGTGGCACCAGGGAGAAAATGATAGTATGGCCGGCCGCTCTGCGGTGTACTATGGCAAACTAAGTGTGATCGTAAAGGCACTGCGGGAAGAGTTGAATTTACCGGATGTTCCTTTCATCGCAGGCGGGCTCGGGACCTTTCTTTCAACGGGCAGGTACGGCCAGTACTTTACGGAAAGTGATGCGGTCAATTCAGCTTTATCGAAATACGCCGAGACCACGCCGAACGCTTATTTCGTAACGGCGGAAGGGCTGACCGCCAACGCGGACGGACTCCATTTTGACGCGGTTTCCCTGCGAAAGTTCGGTATTCGATATTTTGAAGCCTACCACAAACGGACGAACGTATGGACACCGCTGCCAGGCGAAAGCGAAATGGTCTCCGTCGTAGAAGAAAGGGAATTGAATCAAGCGGAGAAAAGAATGTTGCTGGAGATCGGTTTTGGTCGCGGCGAGATGACATTAAGCGAGCTGGAAGAAAAGCTGACCGCATTGAAATGA
- a CDS encoding LysR substrate-binding domain-containing protein, producing the protein MVFAEGCIFRERLETWLSSQGVVQYKSTILNSIEGIINFVEAGIGISILPEGIITQYYPGRQIRMQPLNKQLGTMNTVLIHRSEGTPSSALRAFLDTYR; encoded by the coding sequence GTGGTATTCGCAGAGGGCTGCATTTTCAGGGAACGGCTGGAAACCTGGCTAAGCTCACAGGGTGTCGTTCAATATAAAAGCACGATACTGAACTCGATCGAAGGAATCATCAACTTCGTTGAAGCCGGTATCGGCATCAGCATTCTCCCCGAAGGGATCATTACGCAATATTATCCCGGACGGCAAATTAGAATGCAGCCGCTGAATAAACAGCTGGGCACCATGAATACGGTACTGATCCACCGGTCGGAAGGCACACCGTCAAGCGCGTTACGGGCATTTCTGGACACATATCGATAA
- a CDS encoding sensor histidine kinase: MKEVTVNWLRAIDYFKDVPDEQLQWFIDSSSIRELPAGGSLFRQGDEMPGPFVILSGKVILSVPQGKELHEAGTFEPGSIGGHLPFSRGKFATIVAEAAEDVRYLVLPRNKLDEMIRSQFLLTQALVHVMANRIREATAFQQQNEKMMALGKLSAGLAHELNNPAAAVVSGAAALIKHLKLVPDAFKRLMSLRLDPKDVDLIADKLFAALSRRPVLSMMERSALEDDILERLEKHDLSCAAETAENLVDFGFSVADLDDIEAQLPADAVAAVLNWINSNLVTEKIVTDVQQASGRIADLVGAVKNYTHMDQGHGRQLADIHVGIRSTITMLQHKIRNGNVQVVEEFDTGLPEVNAMVGELNQVWTNLLDNALDAMEPNRQGRLTITTGRAKDCVRITVSDDGCGIPGEVKSRIFDPFFTTKQIGKGTGLGLDVVMRIVRQHKGAVRVQSVPGRTDFIVEFPIKG, encoded by the coding sequence ATGAAAGAAGTGACGGTAAACTGGCTCCGGGCCATCGATTATTTTAAAGACGTTCCTGATGAACAGCTGCAATGGTTCATCGACAGCAGTTCCATCCGGGAACTGCCTGCAGGCGGCAGCCTGTTCAGGCAGGGCGACGAGATGCCCGGGCCTTTCGTCATCTTGTCCGGGAAGGTGATCCTGAGCGTCCCGCAGGGCAAGGAACTGCATGAGGCCGGAACGTTCGAGCCGGGCAGTATCGGCGGCCACCTGCCGTTCTCACGGGGCAAGTTTGCGACGATCGTCGCTGAAGCCGCTGAAGACGTTCGCTACCTGGTGCTGCCGAGGAATAAACTGGACGAAATGATCCGCTCGCAGTTTTTGCTGACCCAGGCCCTGGTTCATGTCATGGCGAACCGTATCCGCGAAGCAACAGCGTTCCAGCAACAGAATGAAAAAATGATGGCGCTTGGCAAGCTGTCCGCCGGACTGGCCCACGAGCTTAACAACCCCGCGGCGGCCGTGGTCAGCGGAGCGGCCGCCTTAATTAAACATCTCAAGCTGGTCCCGGACGCATTCAAACGGCTGATGTCGCTTCGGCTGGACCCGAAGGACGTCGATCTTATCGCCGATAAATTATTCGCCGCGCTGTCCCGGAGACCCGTGCTCAGCATGATGGAGCGCTCCGCGCTCGAAGATGATATATTGGAAAGGCTGGAAAAACATGATCTGTCCTGCGCCGCCGAAACGGCAGAAAATCTTGTCGACTTTGGCTTCAGCGTGGCTGACCTGGACGATATCGAAGCGCAGCTCCCGGCTGACGCCGTTGCGGCGGTCCTGAACTGGATCAACAGCAACCTGGTGACCGAAAAGATTGTCACTGATGTGCAGCAGGCCTCCGGCAGGATAGCGGACCTTGTGGGCGCGGTCAAGAATTATACACACATGGACCAGGGCCATGGCAGGCAGCTGGCGGATATCCATGTCGGTATCCGGAGTACGATCACGATGCTGCAGCACAAGATCCGAAATGGGAACGTGCAGGTCGTCGAGGAATTCGACACCGGTTTGCCCGAGGTCAACGCGATGGTCGGGGAACTGAACCAGGTGTGGACCAATCTGCTGGACAACGCGCTGGACGCCATGGAACCTAACAGACAGGGCCGGCTGACCATCACCACCGGCAGGGCGAAAGACTGCGTGCGCATCACGGTCTCGGACGACGGCTGCGGCATTCCCGGAGAGGTGAAGAGCAGGATATTCGATCCGTTCTTTACGACGAAACAGATCGGCAAGGGAACGGGACTCGGACTGGACGTCGTGATGCGGATCGTCAGGCAGCATAAAGGCGCTGTGAGGGTACAGTCCGTGCCTGGCCGGACCGACTTTATCGTGGAGTTTCCCATTAAAGGCTAA
- a CDS encoding helix-turn-helix domain-containing protein, whose protein sequence is MNDKRLIRTTKINDIKFHCEMDVAMHYVGGKWKTVVLWYLIEGKKRFHEIKKHIPNITEKMLSIQLKSLEEDGIIKKEVFNPKPPLRVEYSLTDFGKTLVPLLEYMVTWGRFVVKEKSYSIHVNTISTEADIDL, encoded by the coding sequence ATGAATGACAAAAGGTTAATACGGACTACTAAAATAAATGATATAAAATTCCATTGTGAGATGGATGTGGCGATGCATTACGTAGGCGGAAAATGGAAAACCGTGGTGCTTTGGTACCTGATAGAGGGTAAAAAAAGGTTTCATGAAATAAAGAAACATATCCCTAATATCACCGAAAAGATGCTTTCTATTCAATTAAAAAGTCTGGAAGAGGACGGGATCATCAAAAAGGAAGTTTTTAATCCTAAACCGCCTTTGCGAGTAGAGTATTCATTAACAGATTTTGGCAAGACACTTGTTCCATTATTGGAATATATGGTTACCTGGGGACGTTTCGTTGTGAAAGAGAAATCATACTCTATTCACGTTAATACAATATCTACAGAAGCAGATATCGACTTATAA
- a CDS encoding helix-turn-helix transcriptional regulator has product MGEIRTFEFTPISNERQQIHTISFANRIRKGGEGVLNPHRTNFYILLFVTRGCSRHMIDFEVLDISAGDFFIIRPGQVHAFYPSADSDGTIIAFTEDFLLQRADLCVISENTEALNELSIGCHFSLRVNDSERIDRHIQMIQQELCGAYDELQESILQKYLSSLLLGLLRIKRGDGHLFAENGKARLYALKFKCLADKRCKMQLTVSQFAAEVGISKRSLQRLTVLHFGKTPKLMIQESLLLESKRMLIDPSRTVKEISYDLGFNEPTNFTKFFKKFTCMSPEQFRKSRQ; this is encoded by the coding sequence ATGGGAGAGATCAGGACCTTCGAATTTACGCCGATTAGTAATGAACGGCAACAGATCCATACTATTTCGTTCGCTAACCGAATAAGGAAAGGCGGCGAAGGCGTATTGAATCCCCACCGTACGAATTTTTACATCCTGTTGTTCGTCACACGCGGCTGTTCAAGGCATATGATCGATTTCGAAGTGCTTGATATCAGCGCGGGAGATTTTTTCATCATCAGACCCGGGCAGGTCCATGCGTTTTATCCATCCGCAGATTCAGACGGTACCATTATTGCATTCACAGAGGACTTTTTACTGCAGCGAGCCGACCTTTGCGTTATTTCCGAGAACACGGAAGCATTGAATGAGCTTTCTATCGGTTGCCATTTTAGTTTACGGGTTAACGACAGTGAGAGGATCGACCGGCACATCCAGATGATTCAGCAGGAATTATGCGGCGCTTATGACGAACTGCAGGAAAGTATATTGCAAAAATATTTATCGTCATTACTGTTGGGTCTTCTTCGTATCAAACGCGGGGACGGACATCTTTTTGCTGAAAATGGCAAGGCACGGCTTTACGCTTTGAAATTTAAATGCCTGGCAGATAAAAGATGTAAAATGCAGTTAACGGTGTCCCAGTTCGCCGCGGAGGTGGGTATCAGTAAGCGAAGCCTTCAAAGGCTGACCGTACTGCATTTCGGCAAAACTCCGAAACTTATGATCCAGGAATCCCTGCTGCTGGAAAGTAAGCGCATGCTTATCGACCCCTCACGTACGGTCAAGGAGATATCCTACGATTTGGGATTTAACGAGCCAACGAATTTCACTAAGTTCTTTAAGAAATTCACCTGCATGTCGCCTGAACAGTTCCGCAAATCACGGCAATGA
- a CDS encoding response regulator has product MSHDLSNGAKATGLGLRNMQNYMLTEKRKVMIIDDDADICDIMHDVLHYEGFEVKCLLGPDRLFEEIAAFKPQVIILDYILKGITGGEVCSELKKRRSTSVLPIILMSAYPRVSKSTVDCCFETFIAKPFDLEEFVSAVRHLAIGH; this is encoded by the coding sequence ATGTCCCATGATCTATCTAACGGGGCAAAAGCAACTGGTCTGGGATTGCGAAACATGCAAAATTATATGTTGACAGAGAAGCGAAAAGTCATGATCATCGATGACGATGCAGATATTTGCGATATTATGCACGATGTTCTTCATTACGAAGGATTTGAAGTGAAATGTTTATTAGGACCTGACCGACTGTTCGAAGAGATAGCTGCTTTTAAGCCACAAGTTATTATCCTGGACTATATTTTAAAGGGCATCACTGGCGGTGAGGTCTGTTCGGAGCTGAAAAAACGCAGATCAACCTCCGTCTTACCAATTATATTAATGTCAGCTTATCCTCGTGTATCAAAGTCTACGGTTGATTGTTGCTTTGAAACTTTTATCGCCAAACCTTTTGACCTGGAAGAGTTCGTGAGCGCCGTTAGGCACCTTGCGATTGGACATTGA
- a CDS encoding FAD-dependent oxidoreductase, with amino-acid sequence MSLPIIFCIDDDAQVLRAITRDLKSRYRDRYRILSTTIISEALDSLLELNNKGEAVALFLADQRMPEMQGVKFLMRAMQYFPEAKRALLTAYSDKDAAIRAINEVRLDYYLVKPWDPPEERLFPVIDDLLHEWQCDYHPVFRGIKVIGYQYSQSSHELKDFLAGNLVPYQWLDVRTDKDGQKLLANNGLSEADLPVVLLEDGSVLSMPGLAELAGRIGLNPQIERRDIYDVVIIGAGPAGLAAGVYGASEGLKTLLIERRAPGGQAGTSSRIENYLGFPTGLSGAELTRRAITQATRLGTEFLSPCSVRSIGQKDGYKRIVLDDAEDILTRSVVITTGVDYRKLDTEGVAALTGAGIYYGAAMTEATACRDKEVYIVGGGNSAGQAAMYLSKFARNVYILIRKDDLSATMSAYLIDQIAAEENIHLMPKSEVAAAHGSDRLESLAIRSYETNEVTNHPADALYIFIGAKPYTDWIELGIMKDDKGFLLTGRDLKNLTDYGRIWKQRRDPYLLETSCPGVFAAGDVRAGAMNRVASAVGEGSMAISFVHKYLAEVK; translated from the coding sequence ATGAGTTTACCGATCATATTTTGTATTGATGACGATGCCCAGGTACTGCGGGCGATCACCCGGGACCTGAAAAGCCGCTATCGCGACCGTTACCGCATCCTGAGCACGACCATCATCAGCGAGGCGCTGGATAGCCTGCTTGAACTGAACAATAAAGGGGAAGCCGTTGCTTTGTTCCTGGCAGACCAGCGGATGCCCGAAATGCAGGGCGTCAAGTTCCTGATGCGCGCGATGCAGTATTTTCCCGAAGCCAAACGGGCGCTGCTGACCGCTTATTCGGATAAGGATGCCGCGATCCGGGCCATCAACGAGGTGAGGCTGGACTATTACCTGGTCAAGCCATGGGATCCGCCCGAAGAACGCTTATTCCCGGTGATCGACGACCTGCTGCATGAATGGCAGTGTGACTATCATCCGGTGTTCAGGGGGATCAAGGTGATAGGCTATCAGTACTCCCAGAGTTCCCATGAACTGAAGGACTTCCTGGCCGGCAATCTGGTGCCCTATCAGTGGCTGGACGTGAGGACGGATAAGGACGGACAGAAGCTCCTCGCTAACAATGGCCTCAGCGAGGCTGACCTGCCCGTGGTTTTGCTGGAGGACGGCAGCGTTCTTTCCATGCCGGGTCTCGCGGAACTTGCCGGCCGTATCGGTCTGAACCCGCAGATCGAGCGCCGGGACATCTATGATGTGGTGATCATCGGCGCCGGTCCCGCTGGCCTAGCGGCTGGCGTTTACGGCGCCTCAGAAGGATTAAAAACCTTACTCATCGAACGCCGCGCCCCGGGCGGGCAGGCGGGTACGAGCTCGAGGATAGAGAATTATTTAGGGTTTCCGACCGGGCTCAGCGGTGCCGAGCTGACCCGCCGCGCCATCACGCAGGCGACCCGGCTGGGAACGGAATTTCTTTCGCCGTGCTCCGTGCGTTCGATCGGGCAGAAAGACGGATACAAAAGGATCGTCCTGGACGACGCCGAGGATATCCTGACGCGGAGCGTTGTCATCACCACGGGGGTGGATTACCGCAAACTGGATACCGAAGGTGTTGCGGCACTTACCGGCGCCGGCATTTATTACGGCGCCGCCATGACCGAGGCCACCGCCTGCAGGGATAAAGAGGTTTATATCGTGGGCGGCGGAAACTCCGCCGGACAAGCGGCCATGTACCTTTCCAAATTCGCCCGAAATGTTTACATCCTGATCCGAAAGGACGACCTGTCTGCTACCATGTCCGCCTACCTCATCGACCAGATCGCGGCAGAAGAAAACATCCATCTGATGCCGAAGTCAGAGGTCGCCGCCGCACATGGTTCCGACCGGCTCGAGAGCCTCGCTATCCGTTCTTATGAGACGAATGAAGTGACCAATCACCCCGCGGATGCGCTTTACATATTCATCGGGGCCAAACCCTATACTGACTGGATAGAACTGGGCATTATGAAGGATGACAAAGGTTTTCTGCTCACGGGCCGCGATCTCAAGAACCTCACAGATTACGGCAGGATCTGGAAGCAGAGGCGTGACCCATACCTGCTGGAGACCAGTTGTCCGGGTGTTTTTGCGGCAGGCGACGTAAGAGCCGGCGCGATGAACCGCGTTGCGTCCGCCGTCGGGGAAGGATCCATGGCGATCAGTTTTGTTCATAAATATCTTGCCGAGGTGAAATGA
- a CDS encoding NAD(P)H-dependent oxidoreductase, with translation MTTTRSTTRINTLNRLDRKTLIILSHPDIERSIANKTIIGHIKKALPESQLEVRHLESLYPDFKIDINAEQAALLNADLIVFQHPLYWYATPAILKKYVDDVMTWGFAYGTGGDKLKGKHFLQSITLGGSRESFTPLGYNRFSIEDILKPMQQSVYHIQMIYNPPLYSYRNAYVPEVLNSMSEVRENAIAHAERLIEKIQDFSKGNKEKVENFIHKWFKHFDVLDENGYFIQYLHQDIEFTFPGYGNMKGHTEFNSWYYSIREKLEAPIKHEVKNLVIEETERNRFDVRFQVHFLAEEKESRKEIDVVETENWELIWDENGDRPIIAKYVVSV, from the coding sequence ATGACGACAACACGTTCGACGACTCGAATAAATACATTAAATCGTCTCGACAGAAAAACCTTAATAATACTTTCGCATCCAGACATAGAGCGTTCAATAGCTAACAAAACAATTATTGGGCATATCAAAAAAGCGCTACCAGAATCTCAATTAGAGGTGCGTCATCTCGAATCGTTATACCCAGATTTTAAGATCGATATAAATGCAGAGCAGGCTGCTTTGCTCAACGCAGATCTTATAGTCTTTCAGCATCCGCTTTACTGGTATGCTACACCGGCTATTTTAAAAAAATATGTAGATGATGTAATGACCTGGGGATTCGCTTATGGTACCGGCGGAGACAAACTTAAAGGCAAACATTTTTTACAAAGTATTACGTTAGGAGGATCAAGAGAGTCTTTTACACCACTTGGGTATAATCGTTTCAGTATCGAAGATATTTTAAAACCAATGCAGCAATCGGTTTATCACATACAGATGATTTACAATCCACCTTTGTATTCTTATCGAAATGCTTATGTTCCAGAAGTACTTAACTCCATGTCGGAAGTAAGAGAAAATGCTATTGCGCATGCAGAAAGACTGATTGAAAAAATTCAGGATTTCTCAAAAGGGAATAAAGAAAAAGTGGAAAATTTCATTCACAAATGGTTTAAACATTTCGATGTACTGGATGAAAACGGTTACTTTATCCAGTATCTTCATCAAGATATTGAATTCACATTTCCAGGTTACGGTAACATGAAAGGACATACCGAGTTTAATTCATGGTATTATTCAATAAGGGAAAAGCTGGAAGCTCCGATAAAGCATGAAGTAAAGAACTTAGTGATCGAGGAAACAGAAAGAAATCGATTCGACGTACGTTTTCAGGTTCATTTCCTGGCCGAAGAAAAAGAAAGCCGAAAAGAAATTGATGTCGTTGAAACAGAAAACTGGGAATTGATCTGGGATGAGAATGGCGACAGACCTATAATTGCAAAATATGTCGTAAGCGTTTGA
- a CDS encoding LysR substrate-binding domain-containing protein, whose amino-acid sequence MALKAPEILRQFEEKFPAVELEFRSAMRNRLIDEVLNYELDAAFVSAPVSVKGLQQLPVMEERLDIY is encoded by the coding sequence ATGGCCCTCAAAGCCCCCGAAATACTCAGGCAATTCGAGGAAAAGTTCCCTGCCGTTGAACTTGAGTTCAGGTCGGCCATGAGAAACAGACTAATCGACGAGGTGCTGAATTACGAACTCGACGCGGCGTTCGTTTCCGCGCCGGTCAGTGTGAAGGGCCTGCAACAGCTCCCGGTCATGGAGGAGCGGCTGGATATATATTAA
- a CDS encoding helix-turn-helix transcriptional regulator, with protein sequence MNIISTILDKHRLLSLPEPLHPLVSVVRVADVRAADDPIWERFSLNFYCIALKRNLKSKMQYGGQAYDHDRGVLTFIAPKQILSFDGPLVYESGEDAGYALFFHQDFLYGFPLASRIKNFGFFSYVASEALHLSEKEEHCITGILLNIEEEYRELDEHSQEVIIAQIELLLTYSNRFYERQFATRKTVNHAAIIKLDQIMDGYYEKKLALRSGIPTVEYIAACLHLSPHYFSDLLRSITGEGAQYHIQEKLVDRAKEYLSVTDLTVSEIAYQLGFKHPQSLNKLFRRKTGSSPLEFRRALSVQHRRPGSVPDSQGTETRPAG encoded by the coding sequence ATGAATATAATCAGCACTATCCTGGATAAGCACCGGCTGCTATCCTTACCCGAACCGCTGCATCCTTTGGTCAGTGTGGTCCGGGTAGCGGATGTTCGTGCGGCAGACGATCCGATCTGGGAACGATTTTCGCTGAATTTTTACTGCATCGCACTGAAAAGGAATTTAAAAAGTAAAATGCAGTATGGCGGGCAGGCATACGACCACGATCGTGGTGTACTGACCTTTATCGCCCCCAAGCAGATCCTTTCCTTCGACGGACCGCTGGTCTATGAAAGCGGCGAGGACGCCGGGTACGCACTGTTCTTTCACCAGGATTTTCTGTATGGCTTCCCGCTCGCTTCCAGGATCAAGAATTTCGGTTTCTTTTCTTACGTTGCCAGTGAAGCACTCCACCTTTCCGAAAAGGAAGAGCATTGTATCACCGGGATCCTGCTGAATATCGAAGAGGAATACCGGGAGCTCGATGAACACTCGCAGGAGGTGATCATCGCGCAGATAGAACTGCTGCTGACTTACAGCAACCGATTCTATGAACGGCAGTTTGCCACGCGCAAGACCGTCAACCATGCTGCGATCATCAAGCTGGATCAGATCATGGATGGGTATTATGAGAAAAAACTGGCTTTGAGGTCCGGTATCCCGACCGTCGAGTATATAGCGGCCTGTCTTCATCTTTCGCCGCATTACTTCAGCGATCTGCTTCGGTCGATCACCGGCGAGGGCGCGCAGTATCATATCCAGGAAAAGCTGGTCGACAGGGCGAAAGAATATCTATCGGTCACTGATCTGACCGTCTCGGAGATCGCATACCAGCTGGGATTTAAGCATCCGCAATCGCTTAACAAGTTATTCAGGCGAAAGACCGGAAGCTCACCGCTGGAATTCCGAAGGGCCTTAAGTGTGCAACACCGAAGGCCCGGCAGCGTCCCGGACAGTCAGGGAACGGAGACCCGTCCCGCGGGCTGA
- a CDS encoding LysR family transcriptional regulator, translated as MDTNDVKIFESVAEHQSFTKAAKSMFTVQSNVTARIKSLEEEFGAELFDRDSRRIGLTPSGEILMRYCKQIGQLLDEAKSSIKNRELLPGR; from the coding sequence ATGGATACGAATGATGTGAAGATATTTGAATCGGTTGCCGAGCATCAAAGTTTCACCAAAGCGGCGAAGTCCATGTTCACTGTGCAATCGAACGTAACGGCGAGGATCAAAAGCCTGGAAGAGGAATTCGGGGCAGAATTGTTCGACAGGGATTCCCGCAGGATCGGACTCACGCCGTCCGGCGAGATTCTGATGCGCTACTGCAAGCAGATAGGGCAGCTGCTGGACGAGGCAAAAAGCAGCATAAAAAACAGGGAATTGTTGCCGGGACGTTGA
- a CDS encoding Crp/Fnr family transcriptional regulator has product MFENILLNVSRNITLTDDEKATFTGLLERKLVPRKTVLLRAGDICQFEAYIVKGCARIYHVDINGCEIILSFAVEDWWISDLASFHEQKPSTFFIEALEKTEILMLSPQNKQRLLREVPKFERVFRILIQRSLYTTQNRLLSTIGKSAMERYLEFVDLYPTVPPRVPQYQIASYIGVSPEFISIIRRRLASKTDQAP; this is encoded by the coding sequence ATGTTCGAAAATATACTTCTTAATGTCAGCAGGAACATCACTTTGACGGATGACGAAAAAGCCACCTTCACCGGGTTGCTGGAACGAAAACTGGTACCCCGCAAGACGGTGCTGCTTCGTGCCGGCGACATCTGCCAGTTCGAAGCCTACATCGTGAAAGGATGCGCAAGGATCTACCATGTCGATATCAATGGCTGCGAGATCATCCTTTCTTTCGCGGTCGAAGACTGGTGGATCAGCGACCTTGCCTCGTTCCATGAGCAGAAGCCGTCGACCTTTTTCATCGAAGCGCTTGAAAAAACGGAGATACTCATGCTTAGTCCGCAGAACAAGCAAAGACTGCTTCGCGAGGTGCCAAAATTCGAACGCGTCTTCCGGATACTGATCCAGCGAAGCCTGTACACCACTCAAAACAGGCTGTTAAGCACGATCGGAAAATCAGCAATGGAAAGATACCTTGAATTCGTTGACCTGTATCCCACCGTCCCGCCGCGTGTTCCGCAATACCAGATCGCGTCCTACATCGGCGTTTCACCCGAATTTATCAGTATCATCAGGAGACGGCTCGCGTCCAAAACCGATCAGGCCCCGTAA
- a CDS encoding alpha/beta hydrolase, whose amino-acid sequence MHKIAQRLIICSSLIISLAVTSAAQRKGNIIKDHHMGTTSIHYRTVRVNNLNIFYREAGNPSAPAILLLHGYPTSSHMFRNLIPQLKDNYHVIAPDLPGFGNSDAPGHRDFAYTFDNLAETMQGFIDRLALKRFAIYIFDYGSPVGLRLAMRNPEKITGIISQNGNAYEEGLSKEWDPIQKYWRDPSQANRDALRDFVSEKATRFQYHEGVADASLIAPETYMLDQRLLDRPGNIDIQLDLVRDYRTNVALYPRFHEYFKKYQPKTLLVWGNRDPYFLPAGAKAYLKDLPAAKLKFYDTGHFALETHAEEIGTEIIAFMATLPE is encoded by the coding sequence ATGCACAAAATAGCCCAACGCCTCATCATCTGTTCATCGCTCATCATCTCGCTGGCAGTGACATCAGCGGCACAGCGAAAAGGAAACATAATTAAAGATCATCATATGGGAACTACATCAATTCATTACCGCACTGTCCGTGTGAACAACCTCAATATCTTCTACCGGGAAGCCGGGAATCCTTCCGCGCCTGCAATCCTCTTGCTGCATGGTTATCCAACCTCGTCGCATATGTTCAGGAATCTGATACCGCAGCTCAAAGACAACTATCATGTGATCGCACCGGATCTGCCCGGTTTCGGCAATTCGGATGCCCCAGGACATCGGGATTTCGCCTACACTTTCGACAACCTGGCTGAAACGATGCAGGGGTTTATTGACCGGCTGGCCCTGAAGCGATTCGCGATCTACATCTTCGATTACGGTTCGCCAGTTGGCCTGCGCCTGGCCATGCGCAACCCGGAAAAGATCACCGGCATCATTTCACAGAACGGCAACGCCTATGAGGAAGGGCTGAGCAAGGAATGGGACCCGATCCAAAAATACTGGAGAGATCCTTCACAAGCGAACCGTGACGCCCTCAGGGATTTCGTTTCGGAGAAGGCCACACGGTTCCAATACCATGAAGGCGTAGCCGATGCGTCCCTCATCGCTCCGGAGACGTATATGCTTGATCAGCGCCTGCTGGACAGGCCCGGTAATATCGACATACAGCTTGACCTGGTCAGGGATTACCGGACCAATGTGGCATTGTACCCCAGGTTCCATGAATACTTTAAAAAATACCAGCCGAAAACGCTCCTGGTCTGGGGTAACCGCGACCCTTATTTTCTGCCCGCCGGTGCGAAAGCGTACTTAAAAGACCTGCCTGCCGCCAAACTAAAATTTTATGACACCGGCCACTTTGCACTGGAAACCCATGCAGAGGAGATCGGTACAGAGATCATTGCGTTCATGGCGACACTGCCTGAGTAA
- a CDS encoding nuclear transport factor 2 family protein, with translation MKTPVETIELFLANTTNPDVIESIVDANATYISLNFNNPELQKIMPWAGTHHEGATGFINTFAGVNDFWTIQAFEVQDIFSENEKVAVFGSFTYTSRSLNKQVTSPFSILAKVKEGKIYHFMFMEDTFATAGSFRVTPAGTFQSDPKATEFTL, from the coding sequence ATGAAAACTCCTGTCGAAACCATTGAGCTTTTTCTGGCGAACACAACCAATCCCGATGTTATAGAATCGATCGTTGATGCGAACGCTACTTACATCTCTTTAAACTTTAACAATCCTGAATTGCAGAAGATCATGCCCTGGGCAGGCACACACCACGAAGGGGCAACAGGCTTCATCAATACCTTTGCCGGGGTCAATGATTTCTGGACGATCCAGGCTTTCGAAGTGCAGGATATCTTTTCAGAAAACGAAAAAGTGGCGGTCTTTGGCAGTTTCACCTACACCTCCAGGTCCCTTAACAAACAAGTCACTTCGCCTTTCTCGATCCTTGCAAAAGTGAAAGAGGGTAAAATTTATCATTTCATGTTCATGGAGGATACTTTTGCAACAGCCGGTAGCTTTAGAGTAACGCCGGCCGGAACGTTCCAAAGCGATCCAAAGGCCACTGAGTTCACATTGTAA